One region of Sphingomonas kaistensis genomic DNA includes:
- a CDS encoding M28 family peptidase: MRILLAGLLAATALPAFAQPGPRPNQDELVATLRTDALADEQAWRITEDLTTEVGQRLAGTEAEARARTWAVQRLTALGFAKVRIDDFDMPVWQRGREAAELLGPYPQKLAVAALGNSASTSEAGITAEVVSFADLDALRAAPADQVRGKIVYIGHAMPRTEDGSGYGVFGAPRRQGPTIASQKGAVGIVIRSIGTDREHRNPHTGVMNFADGATPIPAGALSNPDADQLERIFARGQRPTLRLTLVSKVTQGRSGNVIAEVPGRDPTAAPVLVSCHLDSWDLGTGALDDAAGCGIVTAAAKRIMDAGMPARPIRIVWFGAEEVGLFGGLDYRARYGKQPHHAIMESDFGADRVWKVDSRLGPEREAEAKRLQRMLQPLGIVPGSLTKTEGSDIGPMVADGLPGAALSQDGTRYFDVHHSPDDTLAMVDKKQMQQNVAAWTAAVAVLAGPVEVRPPARRRAR, encoded by the coding sequence ATGCGTATCCTCCTTGCCGGCCTCCTCGCCGCCACCGCCCTCCCCGCCTTTGCTCAACCTGGCCCACGGCCTAACCAGGACGAGCTCGTCGCCACGCTGCGCACGGACGCCCTTGCCGACGAACAGGCGTGGCGGATCACCGAAGACCTGACGACCGAGGTCGGCCAGCGCCTCGCCGGGACGGAGGCGGAAGCACGCGCCCGGACCTGGGCGGTTCAGCGCCTGACCGCGCTCGGCTTCGCCAAGGTAAGGATCGATGACTTCGACATGCCGGTCTGGCAGCGCGGCCGCGAGGCTGCCGAGTTGCTGGGACCCTATCCGCAAAAGCTCGCGGTAGCTGCGCTCGGCAACAGTGCGTCCACATCGGAGGCCGGAATCACTGCCGAAGTCGTCTCCTTCGCCGATCTCGACGCCCTGCGCGCCGCGCCGGCCGATCAGGTTCGCGGCAAGATCGTCTACATCGGGCACGCCATGCCGCGGACGGAGGATGGCAGCGGGTACGGCGTGTTCGGCGCCCCGCGCCGCCAGGGTCCGACGATCGCATCGCAGAAGGGCGCGGTCGGGATCGTGATCCGCTCCATCGGCACCGATCGTGAACATCGCAACCCGCATACGGGTGTGATGAACTTCGCCGACGGTGCAACGCCGATCCCGGCCGGAGCGCTGTCCAACCCGGACGCCGACCAGCTCGAGCGGATCTTCGCCCGGGGCCAGCGCCCCACCCTTCGCCTGACGCTGGTATCGAAGGTGACGCAGGGCCGCTCGGGCAACGTCATCGCCGAAGTTCCGGGCCGTGACCCGACTGCCGCGCCAGTGCTCGTCTCCTGCCACCTCGACAGCTGGGACCTTGGCACCGGCGCGCTGGACGACGCGGCGGGTTGCGGCATCGTCACTGCGGCGGCCAAGCGGATCATGGATGCGGGCATGCCCGCCCGGCCGATCCGCATCGTCTGGTTCGGCGCGGAGGAAGTCGGCCTGTTCGGCGGGCTCGACTATCGCGCTAGGTACGGCAAGCAACCGCACCACGCGATCATGGAGAGCGATTTCGGCGCAGATCGCGTGTGGAAGGTCGACAGCCGGCTCGGGCCTGAGCGGGAAGCAGAGGCCAAGCGCCTGCAGCGGATGCTTCAGCCGCTCGGCATCGTTCCGGGCAGCCTGACCAAGACCGAAGGCTCGGACATCGGCCCGATGGTCGCCGATGGTCTTCCTGGTGCCGCGCTGTCGCAGGACGGCACGCGCTATTTCGACGTCCACCATTCCCCCGACGACACGCTGGCAATGGTAGACAAGAAGCAGATGCAGCAGAATGTCGCGGCGTGGACCGCTGCGGTCGCGGTCCTCGCCGGCCCGGTCGAGGTTCGTCCTCCGGCAAGGCGCCGTGCGCGATGA
- a CDS encoding PA0069 family radical SAM protein → MPFESIQGRGATRNAVPARFNLPERLVEGDWLDEVEALDGVSQRRTTITVERPKSILTRNSSPDIGFDRSINPYRGCEHGCIYCFARPTHAYHDLSPGVDFESRLFVKPDAAKLLHAALSRPGYDVAPIALGTNTDPYQPIEGRFRITRSVIELLTETGHPFTITTKSNRVLRDLDLIAPAAHRGLAAVAVSVTSLDPAISRTLEPRAPAGLKRIEAIRRLNDAGVPTLLAVAPIIPQITDHELERIVAAGAEAGARVAFYLPVRLPHEVAPLFRAWLDDHYPDRAAKVMATIQSMRGGKDNDPNFFTRMQGHGPWADLLRTRFAAATRKADLGTGRLKLRRDLFRAPEGRQMRLL, encoded by the coding sequence GTGCCGTTCGAGTCGATCCAGGGGCGCGGGGCGACCCGTAATGCCGTTCCGGCGCGCTTCAATCTGCCCGAGCGGCTGGTCGAGGGCGACTGGCTGGACGAGGTCGAGGCGCTCGACGGGGTTTCGCAGCGCCGCACCACGATCACGGTCGAGCGGCCCAAGTCGATCCTCACCCGCAACAGCTCGCCCGACATCGGTTTCGACCGCTCGATCAATCCGTATCGCGGGTGCGAGCACGGCTGCATCTATTGCTTCGCGCGTCCCACCCACGCCTATCACGACCTTTCGCCCGGCGTGGATTTTGAAAGCCGCCTGTTCGTAAAGCCGGACGCAGCGAAGCTTCTTCACGCCGCTTTGTCGCGGCCAGGCTATGACGTCGCGCCGATCGCGCTGGGCACGAATACCGACCCCTACCAGCCGATCGAAGGACGCTTCCGGATCACCCGTTCGGTCATCGAACTGCTGACGGAAACCGGCCACCCCTTCACGATCACCACCAAGTCGAACCGCGTCCTTCGCGACCTCGATCTCATCGCTCCTGCCGCGCACCGGGGCCTTGCGGCGGTGGCGGTGTCGGTCACCTCGCTCGACCCGGCAATCAGCCGGACGCTGGAACCCCGCGCACCGGCGGGCCTGAAGCGGATTGAAGCGATAAGGCGCTTGAACGACGCCGGCGTCCCGACCCTCCTCGCAGTCGCGCCGATCATCCCGCAAATCACCGATCACGAGCTCGAGCGGATCGTCGCCGCCGGGGCCGAGGCGGGGGCACGAGTCGCTTTCTATCTTCCGGTGCGTTTGCCCCACGAGGTGGCGCCACTGTTCCGGGCCTGGCTCGACGACCATTATCCCGACCGGGCGGCCAAGGTGATGGCCACCATCCAGTCGATGCGCGGCGGGAAGGACAATGATCCGAACTTCTTCACCCGGATGCAGGGCCACGGTCCGTGGGCGGACCTGCTGCGCACCCGCTTCGCCGCCGCGACCCGCAAGGCCGATCTTGGCACCGGGCGGCTGAAGCTGAGGCGCGATCTGTTTCGGGCACCTGAGGGCAGGCAGATGCGGCTGCTTTAG
- a CDS encoding lytic transglycosylase domain-containing protein has product MISPAFAASLLLSTGQPSTPPDDPLAPIEEPHEAQSPPPTAPAAPVVAVPRDWPGVFAAIRGGQWSAASAGIAALPASPLTALARAQLYTAKGSPPVTAQQVLALLAEAPELPQADQLQRLALARGATATTPLPRRAALVPIGSAPRRGRASPITGEPEVDRLRKAMEPLVKVDDAASAERLLLASLPLISAEARAELGQRVAWIYYVRGQDADARRVAEMARGPYTPPPPQPVAVLPPVMDSLAVGPVPTPVAPPPAPPSLSVTRAPSGPWAQQAEWVSGLASWRLNDCNTASRAFREVGERSAEPSLAAAGYYWAARAEMACRRPADVQPLLRVAARNTETFYGLLARRTLGQETRISPLPVAAASSIARLPNIARAEELVRIGERDLAGELLRHQARIGAPADQTALVAVAARLELSATQHFLGHFGQPGARVPAAARYPAPSWAPREGWRIDPALALAHTLQESSFRAEAVSQAGAVGLMQVLPSTRDLIVRARGLAPGDLKNPGVNMGFGQAWIEWMRTHQATGGQLPKVIASYNAGPLPVGRWQVNDRGDPLLWIESMPFWETRFYVPAVMRNLWIYQGFEGQPTITLNELAQHRWPSFPARR; this is encoded by the coding sequence TTGATTTCTCCTGCATTCGCCGCGTCGCTTCTTCTTTCCACCGGCCAGCCTTCCACGCCGCCCGACGACCCGCTTGCTCCGATCGAAGAGCCGCATGAGGCACAGTCGCCGCCGCCCACCGCACCGGCCGCGCCCGTCGTCGCGGTGCCCAGGGATTGGCCGGGCGTGTTCGCCGCCATTCGCGGCGGGCAGTGGTCGGCGGCCTCGGCCGGCATCGCCGCGCTCCCGGCCTCACCGCTGACGGCGTTGGCCAGGGCCCAGCTCTACACCGCGAAGGGCTCGCCGCCGGTCACCGCGCAGCAGGTGCTTGCCCTGCTCGCCGAAGCCCCCGAGCTGCCCCAGGCAGACCAATTGCAGCGCCTCGCCCTTGCTCGCGGCGCAACCGCGACGACGCCCCTTCCGCGGCGCGCCGCTCTGGTTCCGATCGGCAGCGCCCCGCGCCGCGGCCGGGCCAGCCCGATTACCGGAGAGCCCGAGGTGGACCGGCTCCGCAAGGCGATGGAGCCGCTGGTCAAGGTCGATGACGCAGCCTCCGCCGAACGGCTGCTGCTGGCCTCGCTGCCGCTGATCAGCGCCGAGGCACGAGCGGAGCTGGGACAGCGTGTCGCCTGGATCTATTATGTCCGGGGCCAGGACGCCGACGCCCGCCGGGTCGCCGAGATGGCGCGCGGCCCCTACACACCGCCGCCCCCGCAGCCCGTCGCGGTCCTGCCTCCCGTCATGGATTCCTTAGCTGTCGGCCCCGTCCCGACACCCGTCGCACCACCTCCTGCCCCACCCTCGCTCTCCGTCACTCGCGCGCCGAGCGGACCCTGGGCGCAGCAGGCGGAGTGGGTCAGCGGCCTTGCCAGCTGGCGGCTCAACGACTGCAACACCGCGTCGCGTGCCTTCCGCGAGGTGGGTGAGCGCTCGGCCGAGCCGAGCCTTGCCGCTGCCGGCTATTATTGGGCGGCCCGGGCCGAAATGGCCTGCCGTCGCCCGGCAGACGTTCAGCCGCTTCTGCGCGTCGCAGCCCGCAACACCGAAACCTTCTACGGCCTGCTCGCCCGCCGCACGCTCGGCCAGGAAACGCGCATCTCGCCGCTTCCAGTCGCCGCCGCCTCGTCCATCGCCCGGCTACCCAATATCGCCCGGGCCGAAGAACTGGTCAGGATCGGCGAACGCGACCTTGCCGGCGAGCTGCTTCGGCACCAGGCGAGGATCGGCGCCCCGGCCGATCAGACCGCGCTGGTCGCCGTCGCCGCCAGGCTGGAGCTGTCCGCGACCCAGCACTTCCTTGGCCACTTCGGCCAGCCCGGCGCCCGCGTCCCGGCCGCCGCCCGCTACCCGGCGCCAAGCTGGGCGCCGCGAGAAGGCTGGCGGATCGATCCCGCGCTGGCGCTTGCCCACACCCTGCAGGAATCCTCCTTCCGCGCGGAAGCGGTCAGCCAGGCCGGAGCGGTCGGGCTGATGCAGGTGCTTCCCTCGACCCGCGACCTCATCGTGCGCGCACGCGGGCTGGCGCCGGGCGACCTCAAGAACCCCGGCGTAAACATGGGGTTCGGTCAGGCCTGGATCGAATGGATGCGCACCCATCAGGCGACCGGCGGTCAACTTCCCAAAGTGATCGCGAGCTACAATGCCGGGCCGCTTCCGGTCGGGCGCTGGCAGGTCAATGACCGCGGCGATCCCCTGCTTTGGATCGAGTCCATGCCGTTCTGGGAAACCCGCTTCTACGTTCCTGCCGTGATGCGGAACCTGTGGATCTATCAGGGCTTCGAAGGGCAACCGACCATCACCCTGAATGAGCTTGCCCAGCATCGCTGGCCGAGTTTCCCGGCCAGGCGCTGA